The sequence AGGAAGGTTTGGATGGCAGGATCGGCGGCACGTCGACGCGACCACTCGCATTCCCAGATCGACCGGACGAGGTAGCCATGTTGACGGAGAAGGTCGTGTTTTTCTTGACGTAGGGCGAAGACGTCGTCCATGGTACGACCGAGGAGTCTGGGATGCGATTCGTGGCGTTGTGGAAAACAGGTCGGGCAGCCGTGCCAGAAACACCCGTCGAATTCGTAGACGGTCTGGGTCCTCGCATCGAACCCATCGACGGTGTAACGTCGATCGGGCAGCGGTCGTACTTCACCCCCATTGTGTGCATGGCGAAGGGGTGTGGAGACGAGATGGGCTTCCCAGGCCAACCATTCGAAGGCCGCCGACGACTGATTGACACGTCGACCGCCCCACCCGAGCAACGGTTCGCAGGCGATGGTATTGGGTTGAAGGCAGTGGGTTCGTAGGTACCGATTGCAAGCCGACGCGATCGTCATCTGATCAAAGGGATCGAACCCGGCCTTGGCTTCAAACTCGCGTTTGAAAGTCATACACCCTTGTTTAAGGAGCAGGACGTCCGACTTACAGTACTCGAGCAGTTCGTGTCGAAAGTCAAACACGTAGCCTTCGCGTGTGAGTTTATCGTGCCAGCGTCGGAAGGCGTCACGATCGTCGACGGACATCCCATCGGGCATGTAATAGTGTTGGTCGGGTAACGATCCGACATAAGTCTGATGGTCGTCGGTGTTGAACAAATGAGGAAAGTACCCCTTTTTGAGTTCGGTGAGCCCGAAGGTTTTCGGGAACTTGGccaacttcatttgaaagaaggACATGGAATCAATGAAACGGACACTGGACGCCAGACATTGGAGTTGGAGGACTTTACCACCGTTACGGATCTGACCCAATTTGAGACGGAGTTGATGCAACGTGTCAATGACGGGATAACTGTCGTACCCTTGGAAATTATGAGCGAGGACGGTCAGCGGTTGTTTACCCCCTTGACACCAGTCCTCCAATTGGAGCAGAAACTCTTGAACGCACGCGTCACCGTACCACCAATGGAAGACGTCGTCGTCGGCGCGTTGACAGACCAGGAGATTGGGCACGTGTCGGCTGTCGACTTGTTTGGCTTCAATGTCAAAGAACACGTGAACGGGTGGTTGCACggtgtcgtcgtcgtcgtcgtccaaGGTCCGCACTTGAATGAAACATTGATGGGATTCAATGTCCACGTATTGTTGACAGGCGTGACATTGTGCGTGCCCGCAACGATGATCTTTGATGGCTTTGGATCCGCGCAAGTACGCGCGACACTGCGGGCATTTCCGTCGCGTTTGACAGACGGGGCGATGATCTTGGTCCTGGGGTCGACCGTCAATGGTACGTGTACGGTGACGTTCGAGACAAGCGGTCCCGTAAAAATGACGTTGACAATGTGGGCACAACACGTCGGGCGATCGGTAAGCTCGATAAGCGGCTTTGTGTTCGTCGCAGTCCGTTTGCAAACAACTGCTGCAATGTTCCCCTTTGTTCCGCGGGCATCGATGTTGTCCCTGGTGATCGTATCCCTTGAGACACACGAGACAGAGGTAAGAGCGCCCGAGAAAACCTTTGAGAGACGTGAGCGTATCGTAATGGTGGTCGTCGTAGAGTAACGCTAGAAGGCGGTCGCCGTGACCGTACGCCACCAACGAGTAGGTCCGAGAGGCGTCGACGACGACGAGCTTGTAGTCGATCAGACTAGGCGCCATGGCCACGCGCGTCAATTCGTCCGGTCCCCAAGCACCGGGACCGAGTCCCACTTCCTGGGCGAGAGCTTCAGCGGCTTGTTGTCGACGATGCACGCATCGTCGGGGATGGATCCATTGTTTACGAGCGTTGGCATCTTGACCGGCTAGAGACAGCCCACGTGCCGTGACGATGGCTCTCGCGGCACACCAACCGGCGTCGTCCCGAGGCATCTCGATCAcagattttttcatttgtttgagaCGAACGTTCGATTGATGGCCAGGCACGTGTTGACGTTTTGTCCCAGTCCCGCGCGGTGGCGGTCGGACGTGGACGACCGAGAGATTAAAGGAATCGTCCATTTCAAACTGTTCGTTGGAGTTTAACATTTTACTCAGATTGTCCAATAACGTTTGAGCACGTAATCCGTTTTGCCGCCATTCC is a genomic window of Acropora muricata isolate sample 2 chromosome 8, ASM3666990v1, whole genome shotgun sequence containing:
- the LOC136926659 gene encoding uncharacterized protein; translation: MLFDDTLLDDGQDEALIQAADQGERQAQHQIQLGGNPLATQRGRFRFVPEPLHERRSQKFGVHERVVRLRPVQEGRLIPQQQLADALTRGLRRAVEQVLDQQKVPDTDRFYISLASDRLRSASNAFHLTAQEWRQNGLRAQTLLDNLSKMLNSNEQFEMDDSFNLSVVHVRPPPRGTGTKRQHVPGHQSNVRLKQMKKSVIEMPRDDAGWCAARAIVTARGLSLAGQDANARKQWIHPRRCVHRRQQAAEALAQEVGLGPGAWGPDELTRVAMAPSLIDYKLVVVDASRTYSLVAYGHGDRLLALLYDDHHYDTLTSLKGFLGRSYLCLVCLKGYDHQGQHRCPRNKGEHCSSCLQTDCDEHKAAYRAYRSPDVLCPHCQRHFYGTACLERHRTRTIDGRPQDQDHRPVCQTRRKCPQCRAYLRGSKAIKDHRCGHAQCHACQQYVDIESHQCFIQVRTLDDDDDDTVQPPVHVFFDIEAKQVDSRHVPNLLVCQRADDDVFHWWYGDACVQEFLLQLEDWCQGGKQPLTVLAHNFQGYDSYPVIDTLHQLRLKLGQIRNGGKVLQLQCLASSVRFIDSMSFFQMKLAKFPKTFGLTELKKGYFPHLFNTDDHQTYVGSLPDQHYYMPDGMSVDDRDAFRRWHDKLTREGYVFDFRHELLEYCKSDVLLLKQGCMTFKREFEAKAGFDPFDQMTIASACNRYLRTHCLQPNTIACEPLLGWGGRRVNQSSAAFEWLAWEAHLVSTPLRHAHNGGEVRPLPDRRYTVDGFDARTQTVYEFDGCFWHGCPTCFPQRHESHPRLLGRTMDDVFALRQEKHDLLRQHGYLVRSIWECEWSRRRAADPAIQTFLQSHQTPLPLDPRDAFFGGRTNAYQLYRCVEGDERILYYDFKSLYPYVNKYCRYPIGHPQIISQPPVEQGLDAYFGLVCCTILPPTDLLHPVLPYRCSQKLTFPLCATCVRQYIDVPLLDKHVDDCHHTDAQRALTGTWCTPELVVALQKGYRLLHIHQVYHFPDTQVGLFAEYIDTWLKLKEEASGYPEHCTTGHLQREHVRRWNERENIVLHHANIRKNPGQRALSKLMLNSMWGKFGQQTNKTQVKEFIDPPDFWQFLDSSAHDVRWVSPVTEERVEIHYKMQHHCESDSPNLNIFVACFTTCHARLHLYRALDHLGPRVLYSDTDSVVFVQRPDDPPIQPPLGDFLGDFTDELDPGDHIIEFCSGGPKNYGYMTALGNTECKVRGFSLNAEGQAQLNYQVLKQNTLDELRRPQAQPRVTPVVQTHSVHRDAKQYQLSTRSRTKDYKLVYNKRILDPYTFYTFPYGYRTQDHQNTLLLLDM